One Candidatus Tectomicrobia bacterium genomic region harbors:
- a CDS encoding MliC family protein, producing MRVITLLLLLAGLGGCVTPAPKTTREFRYACAEGKSFVAVYAADGKSAILRFPGVADPMVLPRAISGSGARYGDGTTTLWIKGRTGFIESGKERIYRDCRTD from the coding sequence ATGAGGGTAATCACGCTCCTTCTCCTGCTGGCTGGTTTGGGTGGGTGTGTCACGCCCGCCCCGAAAACAACTAGGGAGTTCCGCTACGCCTGCGCGGAGGGCAAGTCCTTCGTGGCTGTGTACGCGGCAGACGGAAAGAGCGCCATCCTGCGCTTCCCCGGAGTGGCCGATCCCATGGTGCTCCCCCGCGCCATCTCCGGCTCGGGCGCGCGCTACGGCGACGGCACCACGACGTTGTGGATTAAGGGACGCACGGGGTTCATCGAATCCGGGAAGGAGAGAATCTACCGGGATTGCCGGACCGATTGA
- a CDS encoding aminopeptidase P family protein: MLFNRERALELMERHRLDALVASSRHNVFYLGGLSGWAQATYGDSATETFAVFFRREDRPPALIVSRQDETYYAAEGSWIGDARGYGPPSAMEIPAGEKPRTPEEERLLRLLPGGGAPREGNPAAALLRVLGDRGLSKGRLALDEEGVRPATRARLADALPGAEWLDGAGLFRLIRLQKTDEEAGRIRAAAMANERAVEAFHAALAEGRSEKEVALHYYRRVAEEGGRWSWLHLAGGRRSATIFPPSDYRFRRGDLFFFDAGMRLGGYCADVGGCGAFGEPTAEQRRNYQAIRAGLESAFSVIKEGAKPSEIFRAAVAGARKGGMPGYGGAFCGHTMGIEAREFPYTLSEPSPVSDPFLPPTSDVPLPAGAVLSVELPSGRFGQGGVHSEFTVRVTRDGFEHLGAPERSFHIV, translated from the coding sequence ATGCTGTTCAACCGCGAGCGGGCGCTGGAGCTGATGGAGCGCCACCGCCTCGACGCCCTGGTGGCGTCCTCCCGCCACAACGTCTTCTACCTGGGCGGGCTGAGCGGCTGGGCCCAGGCCACCTACGGCGACTCGGCGACCGAGACCTTCGCCGTCTTCTTCCGCCGGGAGGATCGGCCCCCGGCCCTGATCGTCTCCCGCCAGGACGAGACCTACTACGCCGCCGAGGGCTCCTGGATCGGGGACGCGCGGGGCTACGGCCCCCCCTCGGCGATGGAAATCCCCGCCGGCGAGAAGCCCCGGACGCCCGAGGAGGAGCGCCTCCTGCGCCTGCTCCCGGGCGGGGGCGCCCCCCGCGAGGGGAACCCGGCGGCGGCCCTCCTGCGGGTCCTCGGGGACCGGGGGCTCTCGAAGGGCCGCCTCGCCCTCGACGAGGAGGGGGTGAGGCCCGCCACCCGGGCCCGGCTCGCGGACGCCCTCCCCGGCGCCGAGTGGCTGGACGGGGCGGGGCTCTTCCGCCTCATCCGGCTCCAGAAGACGGACGAGGAGGCCGGGCGCATCCGGGCGGCGGCGATGGCGAACGAGCGGGCGGTCGAGGCCTTCCACGCCGCCCTGGCCGAGGGCCGGAGCGAGAAGGAGGTGGCCCTGCACTACTACCGCCGGGTGGCCGAGGAGGGGGGCCGGTGGAGCTGGCTCCACCTGGCGGGGGGCCGGCGCTCGGCCACCATCTTCCCGCCCTCGGACTACCGCTTCCGGCGCGGGGACCTCTTCTTCTTCGACGCCGGGATGCGGCTGGGCGGCTACTGCGCCGACGTGGGGGGCTGCGGCGCCTTCGGGGAGCCCACGGCGGAGCAGCGGCGGAATTACCAGGCCATCCGGGCGGGGCTGGAGTCCGCCTTCTCGGTCATCAAGGAGGGAGCGAAGCCCTCGGAGATCTTCCGGGCGGCGGTGGCCGGGGCGCGCAAGGGGGGGATGCCCGGCTACGGCGGGGCCTTCTGCGGCCACACCATGGGCATCGAGGCGCGCGAGTTCCCCTACACCCTGAGCGAGCCCTCCCCGGTTTCCGATCCCTTCCTCCCCCCGACGAGCGACGTGCCCCTCCCGGCCGGAGCGGTGCTCTCGGTGGAGCTCCCCTCGGGGCGCTTCGGGCAGGGAGGCGTCCACTCGGAGTTCACCGTCCGGGTCACCCGGGACGGCTTCGAGCACCTGGGCGCGCCCGAGCGGAGCTTCCACATCGTGTGA
- a CDS encoding ATP-dependent metallopeptidase FtsH/Yme1/Tma family protein — MDKKAQFSLLYFLFIFLIMYLIQSLFFQGAQFQRISYNEFRRLVREAKVERVDILSDRLRGRLKATDANGQKRMFETPRVEDSNLIPLLEQANVTFQGQYEPPWVVTFISTWILPLAILFTIYAFVLRRMGPGQGVMAFGRNKAKIYAEKGVGIRFTDVAGVDEAKEELAEVVDFLKNPDRYLRLGGKIPRGVLLVGPPGCGKTLLSKAVAGEAGVPFFSISGSEFVEMFVGLGAARVRDLFAQAMEKAPCIVFIDELDALGKARGMSGIMGGHDEREQTLNQLLVEMDGFDTRKGVIILAATNRPEILDSALLRPGRFDRQVLVDRPDLEGRKQILKVHVRKIVLAPGVDVDRIAEMTPGLSGADLANLANEAALRAARHNRNSVAMEDFEEAFERLAAGLEKRSRIMTPEERKRVAYHELGHAMVAELVGTADPVQKVSVIPRGIGALGYTLQRPTEDRYLLSRTELEDRIAVLLAGRAAEEEIFGEVSTGAQNDLQRATDIARSMVTEFGMSARFGPQSLRTESRPLFLGNTFSPQTGPSGISEVTLREVDQEVEKIISAAYQRSQNILRDRRGDLEKLTLRLLEQETLSGDGLRAALGVERARRERVTAASQAQAG, encoded by the coding sequence ATGGACAAGAAAGCCCAATTCTCCCTTTTGTACTTCCTCTTCATCTTCCTCATCATGTACCTGATCCAGTCGCTCTTCTTCCAGGGCGCGCAGTTCCAGCGCATCTCCTACAACGAGTTCCGCCGGCTCGTCCGCGAGGCGAAGGTGGAGCGGGTGGACATCCTCTCCGACCGCCTGCGCGGCCGCCTCAAGGCCACGGACGCCAACGGCCAGAAGCGCATGTTCGAGACCCCCCGGGTGGAGGACTCGAACCTCATCCCCCTCCTCGAGCAGGCGAACGTCACCTTCCAGGGCCAGTACGAGCCGCCCTGGGTCGTCACCTTCATCAGCACCTGGATCCTGCCCCTCGCCATCCTGTTCACCATCTACGCCTTCGTCCTGCGGCGGATGGGGCCGGGCCAGGGGGTGATGGCCTTCGGTCGCAACAAGGCCAAGATCTACGCCGAGAAGGGGGTGGGGATCCGCTTCACCGACGTGGCCGGGGTGGACGAGGCCAAGGAGGAGCTGGCCGAGGTGGTGGACTTCCTCAAGAACCCGGACCGCTACCTCCGCCTGGGCGGGAAGATCCCCCGGGGCGTCCTCCTGGTGGGGCCTCCCGGCTGCGGCAAGACGCTGCTCTCCAAGGCGGTGGCGGGGGAGGCCGGGGTGCCCTTCTTCAGCATCAGCGGCTCGGAGTTCGTCGAGATGTTCGTGGGGCTGGGGGCCGCGCGGGTGCGCGATCTCTTCGCCCAGGCGATGGAGAAGGCCCCTTGCATCGTCTTCATCGACGAGCTGGACGCGCTCGGCAAGGCGCGGGGGATGAGCGGCATCATGGGCGGACACGACGAGCGCGAGCAGACCCTCAACCAGCTCCTGGTGGAAATGGACGGCTTCGACACCCGCAAGGGCGTCATCATCCTGGCGGCCACGAACCGGCCCGAGATCCTGGACTCGGCCCTCCTGCGCCCGGGCCGCTTCGACCGGCAGGTGCTCGTGGATCGGCCCGACCTTGAGGGCCGCAAGCAGATCCTCAAGGTCCACGTCCGCAAGATCGTGCTCGCCCCGGGCGTGGACGTGGACCGCATCGCCGAGATGACGCCCGGCCTCTCGGGGGCGGACCTGGCCAACCTCGCCAACGAGGCGGCGCTCCGCGCCGCGCGGCATAACCGCAACTCCGTCGCCATGGAGGACTTCGAGGAGGCCTTCGAGCGCCTCGCGGCGGGCCTCGAGAAGAGGTCCCGCATCATGACGCCCGAGGAGCGCAAGCGGGTGGCCTACCACGAGCTGGGGCACGCCATGGTGGCCGAGCTCGTGGGGACGGCGGACCCGGTCCAGAAGGTTTCGGTCATCCCGCGCGGCATCGGCGCCCTGGGCTACACCCTCCAGAGGCCCACCGAGGACCGCTATCTCCTCTCCCGCACCGAGCTGGAGGACCGCATCGCCGTCCTCCTGGCCGGCCGGGCCGCCGAGGAGGAGATCTTCGGCGAGGTTTCCACCGGGGCCCAGAACGATCTCCAGCGGGCGACCGATATCGCGCGCTCCATGGTCACCGAGTTCGGGATGAGCGCGCGCTTCGGGCCCCAGTCCCTGCGCACCGAGTCCCGGCCCCTCTTCCTGGGGAACACCTTCTCCCCGCAGACGGGCCCCTCGGGCATCAGCGAGGTCACCCTGCGCGAGGTGGATCAGGAGGTCGAGAAGATCATCTCCGCCGCCTACCAGCGCTCGCAGAACATCCTCCGCGACCGGCGGGGGGACCTGGAGAAGCTCACCCTCCGCCTCCTGGAGCAGGAGACCCTGAGCGGGGACGGCCTGCGGGCGGCGCTGGGCGTCGAGCGTGCGCGCCGCGAGCGGGTCACCGCCGCCTCCCAGGCGCAGGCGGGCTAG